TAGTGGAGCTGGCGGGGGCGGGATGATGGATCTGGAGCCTGCGATCCTCCAGGACGCCCATGTGCGTCTTGAGCCCCTGATCGAGGCTCACCGGGAGGCTTTGCGCGCGCCGGCCGATGATCGCGACATCTGGGCGTTCATGACCCAGCGTGGCGATGGCCCCCATTTCGACGCGTGGTTTGACAAGATGCTCACCGCCAGCGCCGGGCCGGTGCAGATCAGCCATGCCGTGATCGACGCGGTCTCGGGCGCGTGTGTCGGCCATACCGCATTTCTGGAGATCAGCGCGGGCCATGCCCGGGTGGAGATCGGCTGGACCTGGTACGCGGCCTCTGCGCGC
The window above is part of the Hyphomonadaceae bacterium ML37 genome. Proteins encoded here:
- a CDS encoding GNAT family N-acetyltransferase; amino-acid sequence: MMDLEPAILQDAHVRLEPLIEAHREALRAPADDRDIWAFMTQRGDGPHFDAWFDKMLTASAGPVQISHAVIDAVSGACVGHTAFLEISAGHARVEIGWTWYAASARGGAVNPACKRLLLAHAFDCGAQRVELKTHHLNLRSQRAIARLGAVREGVLRSHYATWTGQRRDTVMFSILRAEWPAVRAALDARLTPR